From the genome of Kaistella daneshvariae, one region includes:
- a CDS encoding YihY/virulence factor BrkB family protein — translation MKKVKFFWETLKETFTEWNNSNATSDSASLAYYAIFSIPGLLIIIIWIAGYFFGEEAIRGQIGNQISDMMGSDVAKSIEEMIASALIDRENIFMKILGIFALVYGATTIFFHLQKSLNSLWDVEAAPRKALIKFILDRANSLGMILVLGFLLMITMILSSLVSLLNNWITMRLGLETYVFMEVVNYVLGFVLVVAVFAFMFKVLPDVEISWRAVWTGAILTAILFTIGKFLLGLYFAELKPTSAFGKAGTVILIMMWINYSCMLIFFGAEFTKIYSVKKGFAITPSRHAKWSAAKLYEKEQQKEMEKLKSLQETENITA, via the coding sequence ATGAAAAAAGTAAAGTTTTTTTGGGAGACATTAAAGGAGACTTTCACGGAATGGAATAATAGCAACGCAACTAGCGATTCTGCGAGTTTAGCGTATTATGCCATTTTCTCCATTCCCGGTTTGCTTATCATCATCATTTGGATAGCCGGATATTTTTTTGGTGAAGAAGCAATTCGCGGTCAGATCGGCAACCAAATCAGCGATATGATGGGTTCTGATGTAGCAAAAAGCATCGAAGAAATGATTGCAAGCGCACTCATTGACAGGGAAAATATTTTTATGAAAATTTTGGGGATATTCGCACTCGTTTATGGTGCCACAACGATTTTTTTTCATCTGCAGAAATCATTGAACTCGCTCTGGGACGTAGAAGCCGCGCCCCGGAAAGCTTTGATAAAATTTATTTTAGACCGCGCCAATTCACTGGGAATGATTTTAGTCCTCGGCTTCCTGTTGATGATCACCATGATACTTTCCTCGCTGGTTAGCTTACTGAACAACTGGATTACGATGCGTTTGGGTCTGGAGACGTATGTGTTTATGGAAGTAGTAAATTATGTACTGGGTTTCGTTTTGGTTGTGGCGGTTTTTGCTTTTATGTTTAAAGTATTGCCAGATGTTGAAATTTCCTGGAGAGCGGTTTGGACTGGCGCAATTCTGACCGCCATATTATTTACCATCGGTAAATTTCTGCTTGGTTTATATTTCGCGGAATTAAAGCCTACTTCTGCTTTTGGCAAAGCCGGCACTGTGATTCTAATAATGATGTGGATTAATTATTCGTGTATGCTGATCTTTTTTGGCGCGGAATTCACCAAAATTTATTCGGTGAAGAAAGGATTTGCGATTACGCCTTCCCGACACGCAAAATGGAGCGCAGCAAAACTTTACGAAAAAGAACAGCAGAAGGAAATGGAAAAACTGAAGTCGCTGCAGGAAACGGAAAATATTACGGCGTAG
- the rpsT gene encoding 30S ribosomal protein S20, translated as MANHKSALKRIRQSEKKRLRNRYYHKTARTALKVFRNEEDKAAAAAQLPSVVSLLDKLVKKNIIHKNKAANLKSKLAKHVNNLA; from the coding sequence ATGGCAAATCATAAATCGGCTCTGAAAAGAATCAGACAAAGCGAAAAGAAAAGATTAAGAAACAGATACTATCACAAGACTGCTAGAACAGCTTTGAAAGTATTCAGAAATGAAGAAGATAAAGCTGCTGCTGCTGCACAATTGCCGTCTGTTGTTTCTTTGTTGGATAAATTGGTGAAGAAAAACATCATCCACAAAAACAAAGCTGCCAACTTGAAAAGCAAATTAGCTAAACACGTTAATAACTTAGCGTAA
- a CDS encoding N-acetylmuramoyl-L-alanine amidase family protein, whose protein sequence is MITYSFSFKKYFPLFFCFFFFLPQAQKKFTLVLDAGHGGSDHGANRFYSETGTLREKDVTLAIVLKLGRMLEKNKDFKIIYTRKIDEYPSLTARTTLANRSKADLFLSVHCNANERTSPYGTETFVQGPDQNKTNLEVAKAENDVIYLDEKDRETFASYDPKSMESLIALKIQQSKYLESSLLFGSFIENNFEKKDKRFSRGVKQQNLHVLRLNAMPSVLIETGFISNYNDAMYLASDKGQEEIAESIYDAIISYKKAIDRNGGGYNEPKIAEKPAEVPLKNDFRILLMSSPVKYNSGDPAMKGLNYVLPIKENNLYKYYYSVTNLASVRDNNLQTARDAGFKNATSISFVPNQRLGIGSYTLEVAVSNQKLSSNSYLLNTLKNVSRVKENGKFYYTYGKFATLEEAVKTQKELEDKGVKNTTIQKLSK, encoded by the coding sequence ATGATTACGTATAGTTTTTCGTTTAAAAAATATTTCCCCTTATTTTTCTGTTTTTTCTTTTTTCTCCCTCAAGCTCAAAAAAAATTCACTTTAGTTTTAGATGCCGGCCACGGCGGGAGCGATCATGGCGCAAACCGGTTTTACAGTGAAACCGGAACACTTCGTGAGAAAGATGTTACGCTTGCGATTGTATTGAAATTAGGTAGAATGCTGGAAAAAAATAAAGATTTTAAGATCATTTATACCAGAAAAATCGACGAATATCCTTCGCTGACCGCGCGCACCACACTTGCCAACCGCAGTAAAGCAGATTTATTCCTTTCCGTGCACTGCAATGCCAACGAAAGAACTTCGCCCTACGGTACCGAAACTTTTGTGCAGGGACCGGACCAGAACAAAACCAACCTGGAGGTTGCAAAAGCCGAAAATGATGTAATTTATCTGGATGAAAAAGACCGCGAGACATTTGCTTCCTACGATCCAAAGTCGATGGAATCGCTGATCGCACTAAAAATTCAGCAAAGTAAATATCTGGAAAGCAGCCTGCTCTTCGGAAGTTTTATAGAAAATAATTTTGAAAAGAAAGACAAACGCTTTTCCCGCGGAGTAAAACAGCAAAACCTGCACGTTTTAAGGCTGAATGCGATGCCCTCTGTGCTTATAGAGACGGGTTTCATCAGCAACTATAATGATGCGATGTATTTGGCATCAGATAAAGGGCAGGAGGAGATTGCGGAAAGTATTTACGATGCTATCATCAGTTATAAAAAAGCCATAGACCGAAACGGTGGTGGTTATAACGAACCGAAAATTGCGGAAAAACCGGCCGAAGTGCCGCTAAAAAATGATTTCCGGATTTTACTGATGTCCTCTCCTGTAAAATATAACAGCGGAGATCCGGCAATGAAAGGCTTAAATTATGTTCTTCCTATTAAAGAGAATAATCTTTATAAATATTATTACAGCGTAACCAACCTTGCGTCGGTTCGCGATAATAACCTTCAAACCGCAAGAGATGCCGGCTTTAAAAATGCCACTTCCATTTCATTTGTGCCGAACCAACGTTTGGGAATTGGCTCGTATACTTTAGAGGTCGCGGTAAGCAACCAAAAATTGAGTTCAAATTCTTACCTGTTAAATACCTTGAAAAATGTAAGTCGCGTTAAGGAAAATGGTAAGTTTTACTATACTTATGGGAAATTTGCAACGTTGGAAGAAGCGGTAAAAACCCAGAAAGAACTTGAGGATAAGGGTGTTAAAAATACCACCATCCAAAAACTTTCCAAATAA
- a CDS encoding putative LPS assembly protein LptD, whose translation MVKTGFKNILLFLIILIFNNFLAHLGAQKLVGNKVVNDTIAKQDTLVLPKEQLEAVVKTKADRIRNDIPKKMTYLNKNAQVNYQDLSISADYISIDWNQSLVFARGEIDSLGKITKPAIAVQGGKTYEYDEFTYNIKTRQAIAFNARTEESEGVIVAEKTKKYNDSVFFMRRGKYTTDEYFIKKKDTIADYYLLAPNIKLIKGEKKSQVITGPIQLYIEQVPTPLIMPFAILPFSDKRSAGILIPSFGEREDVGFYLNSLGYYQPIGEHFDVKILADIYTKGSWNLRPEVNYKKNYKYTGNFSADIGTTVRGIKGLSDYSKTGTYRIAWRHQQDSKANPFLTFSASVDVVSSKFYNNTVNNNYAFNQNNLNAQQNSSISIVKRFLTLPVTITGTSSYSQNFSTGLADLKLPVLNVAINQFYLFKPKNGIRQGLLENITVNTGLNLNNYVQTDEGELFTKAMWEKMQTGLKNNISLGTNTTLAKYFTFSVSANIDNALTTKTLTRNYNPLTNQVVDVLNNKIAGYSSFSTSTSLQTVLYGQVNFKKTAAIRAIRHMMTPQVSFSYSPDFSAPGFGYFKNYYSDRGEMTPYSIFDRGIVGSPNSGLVQALNFSINNNLEMKIRSKKDSTGVKKLKIFESLTFNTSYNFAAPKYKWSIFSLNGQTTLFEKLNLNTNLTLEPYQIIFAPGEDTGIRTERFGHFSIQGFNAQLSYPLSEAIFGEREEPSKKYKKKGEIRNESYYFDEDNYARFLQPWSLNINAQYGYTRSLTRFGNNVASLGLDGSIRLTPYWNITGNLYYDIITKEIANTQIGFSRDQRSFTINFNWIPYGQYKVYDFFIGIKANILRDALKYKDRSFTQPNAPF comes from the coding sequence TTGGTCAAAACTGGCTTCAAAAATATACTACTCTTTTTAATTATCCTAATTTTTAACAATTTTTTAGCACATCTTGGGGCTCAAAAATTAGTTGGAAATAAGGTAGTTAATGATACCATTGCCAAGCAGGACACCCTTGTTTTACCAAAAGAACAACTGGAAGCCGTGGTAAAAACCAAGGCGGACAGGATAAGAAACGACATCCCGAAAAAGATGACTTACCTGAACAAAAATGCGCAGGTAAACTATCAGGATTTAAGCATTTCTGCAGATTATATTTCAATTGACTGGAACCAGTCTTTGGTTTTCGCGCGTGGCGAAATTGATTCCTTGGGGAAAATTACAAAACCTGCTATTGCAGTGCAGGGCGGCAAAACCTACGAATACGACGAATTCACCTATAATATTAAAACGCGCCAGGCGATTGCTTTTAATGCGAGAACCGAGGAAAGTGAAGGCGTTATTGTAGCGGAAAAAACCAAAAAGTACAACGATTCGGTTTTCTTTATGCGCCGCGGGAAATATACCACCGACGAGTATTTCATCAAGAAAAAGGATACCATTGCGGACTATTATTTATTGGCGCCAAATATTAAGCTGATTAAAGGTGAAAAAAAGTCGCAGGTGATTACCGGGCCGATACAACTTTATATAGAGCAGGTTCCCACCCCGCTGATTATGCCGTTTGCCATTCTGCCTTTTTCAGATAAAAGAAGTGCCGGAATCCTGATCCCGAGTTTTGGTGAGCGTGAAGACGTTGGATTTTACCTGAATTCCCTGGGATATTATCAGCCTATTGGTGAACATTTCGATGTGAAAATTCTGGCGGATATTTACACCAAAGGAAGCTGGAATTTGCGCCCAGAGGTTAATTACAAAAAAAACTATAAATATACCGGGAATTTTTCTGCAGACATCGGTACCACGGTGCGCGGCATCAAAGGTTTAAGCGATTATTCGAAAACCGGAACGTACAGAATTGCCTGGCGGCATCAGCAGGATTCTAAAGCCAATCCTTTCCTTACTTTTTCCGCGTCGGTGGATGTTGTGAGCAGCAAATTTTACAACAATACCGTAAATAACAATTACGCTTTTAACCAAAATAACCTCAACGCACAGCAGAATTCTTCGATAAGTATCGTTAAAAGATTTTTGACGCTGCCGGTTACTATTACCGGAACTTCTTCCTATTCGCAAAATTTTTCTACCGGTTTGGCAGATCTGAAATTACCGGTTCTAAATGTGGCGATCAACCAGTTTTACCTTTTCAAACCTAAAAATGGAATCCGCCAGGGACTTTTAGAAAATATTACGGTAAATACCGGACTAAATTTAAATAATTACGTACAAACCGACGAAGGTGAACTTTTCACCAAAGCCATGTGGGAAAAAATGCAGACCGGGCTAAAGAATAATATCTCCTTAGGAACCAATACCACGCTGGCGAAATATTTTACCTTTTCCGTTTCGGCAAATATTGACAACGCGTTAACTACCAAAACTTTAACCCGAAATTATAACCCGCTCACCAATCAGGTGGTGGATGTTTTAAATAACAAAATCGCAGGATATTCTTCTTTTTCCACGAGTACCAGTCTGCAGACGGTTTTGTACGGTCAGGTAAATTTCAAAAAGACTGCTGCCATTCGGGCCATTCGTCATATGATGACGCCTCAGGTGAGTTTCAGTTATTCACCGGATTTTTCAGCACCAGGTTTCGGATATTTTAAAAATTATTACAGCGACAGAGGTGAAATGACGCCCTACTCCATTTTCGACCGTGGAATTGTGGGTTCACCAAACTCGGGGCTTGTGCAAGCTTTGAACTTTTCCATCAACAATAACCTGGAGATGAAGATTAGGTCAAAAAAGGACTCTACAGGCGTTAAAAAATTAAAAATATTTGAAAGTCTTACCTTCAACACCAGCTATAACTTTGCAGCACCGAAATATAAATGGTCCATTTTCAGCTTGAACGGACAGACCACTTTGTTTGAAAAACTAAACCTGAACACCAATCTAACTTTAGAACCTTATCAGATTATTTTTGCTCCCGGTGAAGATACGGGTATCAGAACGGAAAGATTTGGCCATTTCAGCATCCAGGGTTTTAATGCGCAACTTTCTTATCCTTTAAGCGAAGCAATTTTTGGTGAAAGAGAAGAACCTTCAAAAAAGTACAAAAAGAAGGGAGAAATCCGCAATGAAAGCTATTATTTTGATGAGGACAACTATGCACGGTTTTTACAGCCGTGGTCACTGAATATCAATGCACAATACGGTTATACGAGAAGTTTAACACGTTTCGGGAACAATGTGGCGTCGCTCGGTTTGGATGGCAGCATTCGTCTGACACCGTATTGGAACATTACCGGAAACCTGTACTACGATATCATCACCAAGGAAATTGCCAATACGCAAATTGGGTTCTCGCGTGACCAGCGAAGTTTTACCATCAATTTCAACTGGATTCCTTACGGGCAGTACAAAGTGTATGATTTCTTCATCGGAATTAAAGCCAATATTCTGCGCGACGCGCTTAAATACAAAGACCGCAGCTTTACACAACCAAACGCGCCTTTTTAA